DNA sequence from the Labrus bergylta chromosome 13, fLabBer1.1, whole genome shotgun sequence genome:
gttattCGGACTCCTCAAATAGAGAATGTcgtttttgaacattttcctcTATTCACGAGGCATATTGTTGCAACGTGTGAGAACTCGATTTAGTGCTTTACAGTTATGTTAAAAGGCATCTAATCCACTCTATTCCAGCTTTTATCACAGCTATCAAAAGCCAAAGAAGCAGGTATTTATGCTTATGCAAATGAGCACTGCTCTCAGACCCCTTTTGCTGCAAATGaacagaaagaaataaagaaataatgtcTCAGTCTGCCATCACTTTTCACTGATAGCTCATCCTTGGCAGCAGTTTGGGaaactatttattttctcttcaggaCTGGCCCTCAGATAGCTATTATGTAGTTTGTAACTAACCCTTGTGTCTTGTCTCATTGCTTTCATTCATCAGCAGCCCATTTAAATTGACCTTAAAAATAATGAGGACTGAATACTGTGGAAAACATGCAGGGGCACATGAAAATCAGCAggtattttaaattgtttaacAAGTATATTTTCGGATTGGCCTTTCTCTCACTAAACTTAAGAGCATATTCCAAaataaggaagaaaaacaaaggtaaTATCAGGCCTGTATAGCTGAAACCTTTGATGAAACACATACTCTCTATCATGATGTATTTACATGATTTTTCTTGCATATATAAGATTAAATTAACTTTCATATGGAATCAAATTTCTGATGTGTTTGGGGGAAATGAAAGTAAGAAAATATTGCTGCTCTATATGCTTTAGCTTAACAGTCAAGTGTTCAGGCGGATGTTTGTCACTGTTGGTTATGGATTTATACTTGTCAATGTTTCATCGATAAATTATTTTGGGCCAGAGACAGTGTGCACTTGCCCTACATAGGATGGTTGAATCAAAGTTAATAATAGACACCAGTTCAGTAAATATGACTGTTGAAGCTAGGCAGCATTGTTCAGGGGAAGAGGTACATGAGGAAACTTCATTTCATCCTGTGCATATTTTGTCTTATTTCTCTTGGCAATTGAAGTTTTATAAACAAGAGCTCCCTCATAGACACTAATGACAGTCAGGAATTTGTCAAACAACAGTGTGGCTCTGTGTACAGTGATGTAAATTATTTAGAGGAGCCGAGGCAGGTGTGACAGCAGCCAGCATGATTTTGTAGAAATAATGgtttatactttattttccACTTGactaccagctctactcctttCATTAGCATGCACGAAAACTCCAGCGAGCTACCAGGAGTCTTCAAAGCTAGTCTCCCAGGTAATGAAGCAGCTTGAGATTTTACATCTGATCATCACTGACTGGAGCCTTGATCATGTAGATTCAAACTGGGGGTAAGAGTTCTGCATGTTTACAAATTCAGCCTGGAGTTTGTAACTGCCAAGGGGAATgatatttaatctttttttttaaatccagtatTATTCAATTAAATTGACATACTGTCTGATTGCATTAATCTAGTCAGATCATTGCATTACAGAAAAAGGTtgaataataatgcatttttcatgatttcaaagcacttttatttgaaaaagaatcTTTTGTGCGTCATAGAATACaagtaaatgaaataaaaggacATGAATAAACATTATATATTCTAGAATAACAAAATCAAATATGTACACCCCTGTTATCCGAAGCaagtttttacacatttttacatcTTCCTGTACATCTTattgaaacagtttttaaaagataGTTGCAACCTCTAATGCTGTAGCAACTGTTACAAAACTTGGACTCTCCCTCTGAACTTCAGGTCCTCCGACTGCAGCCTCACACTGATGCTGCTGAGGAGGGAAGTAGGAAGGAAGAGTCCCTGTCCTGGAGAAGCTTTGCATGCTGCTCCTTGATTTTGGGCGATTTGTGCCGTAGCCGGAGTCCTTCCAAGAGAGGGGATAGCCATGAGGACTGTTGAAGACAGGCACTGGAGAGAAGCCAATTGTGTATGCATTTTCCCTGGGGATTCTGAAACTCTGCGGTTGTACTGCACTGTAGGTGCCTTGGCAATCCCCAGACAAGCTATTAGATGCGCTGGATAAACCTGAAGTAAAGTGAAAGAGATTGGAAAAATAAGGATGAGAAATTGAGGATGCTGATATTGCTTTAACATCATTTATCATTGATGTCATCCATGGTGAATATTTATGTTAATTCATATGTCAAACTTTAAGCATAAAACTTACTTTTTAGCCTTGGCTGGAATGTGCTGAAGTTCTTCCGGCCTCCGTCTCCGCTGATATCAGAGTCACTGTCGTTAAAGTCACTGTCCCCTTTGCCACTATCCTTCACGCTCAGCTGGTCCGTGTTGCCAATGCTGCTGCAAATACAATTAACAGATACAGTATGAGCCACCAGTGCACCACATTAGCTTgattattgatatttttttcccacataCAAGGCCTTCCTCTATCCACCCCATCTAACCTCATTCCACAGGAACGCCACAAGCAACAAAATGTATGCAGGATGCATGTTAAGTACCCTCAGCGAGATTTGACTGTGAATAAAGCAGGCCCTATCTGAGGAAATAAATCCTGTTTAGTTGTCTTACCTCACTTGCAAGCAGTATTTGTCACCTTGCCACACAGAAGCCGGCTGGAAATGCTTGGAGGGCAGGAACATCTAAAGAGAACAAACAGAATGACAGCGAAAGAGCTTAGTTTCCATTTTTGGCACATAGATCAAGGCTTCACTAGGAGGAAAACATGGTATGCATatgaaataaaagatgaaaataaaacttgaGTAGCTGCCTCACCTTTGTCTCCAAGTCCCCACTCCTCTCCTCGTACATGCAGGATTCATCCAGAGAAGAAGAGGTCCTCTCGTGGAAGAAGCCTCTCTGGCCGGTGTAGATGTTGGGTTCTGTCAGGCCCAGCATGGGTAAGGGTCTTCTGTCAAACAAGCTGTGGCACACCTCTCTCTTGGAGCCCTGCTTTCTTCCTCCTCGACTGAGTTTACATGTGACAACAACAATCACTATTGCAATCAGCAACAAAGCACACCCCCCGCTGAgcataataataacaattatCGAGCCGTCCAAGCTGGGGCCGTCTTCATCGCTTGACCTCAGCACAATGACGACTTGGTCTTCGGACGGCTCCGTCTCTGAGACGACAAACTGAATAGTGGCACTGCTAGAGAGCGGGGACCTGGCATTGTCACTCACAGTGATTTTAATTTCCAGCACATCTCCAATTTCAGCTGTCAACCGTTGTTTTAGAGCAATTTCTCCCGTGTCTTTGTTTATTGTGAAAAGCTTGGGGTCACCTTGGACAATTTGGTAGGAGAGCTTGCCGTTCATTCCCTCGTCCTTGTCTTCTGCAGAGACTCTTAGGGCCAGAAAGCCAGCAGGGGCGTTGAAATGGAGAGGGATGTCGGCAGTGTCATTCACAAGGACAGGGAAGGTGAAGTATGGGAAGTTGTCATTCAGATCCACCACTTTGATCCTGATTGTTGAAATGCTTGAAAGGGCGGGGGAGCCTCGGTCCTCAGCTTGGATGACCAGCTCGATCTGCTGAAGAGTCTCAAAATCAAAAGACCTCAAAGTGTACAGAGAGCCTGAGAGAGAGTCCACTGAAACATAGGTGGACAGCATGGATCCACCTTGCACCTCTGAGTCGATCAGCGTGTAGGAGACTTTGGCATTCTTTCCCACATCTGGATCTCGTGCAACAACAGTGGTTACATATGAACCTGGAATATTATTCTCCATGACTGACACTTCATAAAAAGACttactgaagagaggagggttgTCATTCTCATCTGTTACCCGGATGGTGTACTGTCTGACAGTTTTGAAGGGCGGGCTTCCCACATCTTCTGCCACCACAGTCAGGTTATACTCTGGAATCTTCTCTCTGTCTAACGTGGTGCTGGTGATGATCATAAAAGAGTCTCCATATGCTTGTTGGAGGGTGAAGTGCTCGTGCCCGAGCAGGCTGATGCGCACGTACCCGTTGGAGCCGGAGTCTCTGTCCGAGGTGCTGATCAGAGCAACAAAACTGTCCGAAGCTGCAGCCTCTGTGATGTAGGCGACCCCATCACTGCTGGAAGTCATGGGTTTGATGCTGATTTCAGGCGCATTGTCATTCACATCCACGATATCTATCACAACTTTACAGCTGGATGGCACAGAGTTAGCGCCCAAATCTGAGGCTTTGATGCTCAGCTCGTATGATCTTCTTTTCTCAAAATCAACAAGAGCCTTCAAGGTCACATCACCGGAGTAAGGGTCGATGTAGAAAACACGTGCAACTTCTTGTGATACACCGTCAGCAAATGCGTAAATGACCTCACCGTTTTCTCCGTCATCCGGGTCAAAAGCGTGCACTTTGAGAACTCGGTGACCCACTGGAGAATCTTCATTCAGCTCCACTTTCAGTGAGCTGTGCTCAAACGTGGGGCTGTTGTCATTAAAGTCCAGCActttgatgtaaacaagcaTTGAGCCAGACTTTGCAAGCACTCCTCCGTCAGTTGCAGTAACTTCGATCGTGTACGAGTCCTCCACCTCCCTGTCCAGCTCGCGCACAAGCACGAGCTCAGCAAACTTCACTCCATCCTCCCTGTCGCGCACTTCGATGGCAAAATGAGTACTAGGGGAGATGTTGAAGCTCTGGATGTAATTTTCACCCACATCCTGGTCCAGAGCAATCTGCAGGGGGAATCTTGAGCCAAGAGGGACATTTTCCAAAATCTCCAGATTTGTCTGATTACGCGGGAAATGAGGAGAGTGGTCGTTGATGTCTTTTACCTCGATCTCCACGTGGATGAGTTGGAACTTCTCTTTAGAGAAGGCCACAATGTCGAAGGTGATGAAGCAACGCGGAGACCTGGGGCAAAGCTGCTCCCGATCGATAATTTCTGCAACACTCAGAAGTCCGTCAGTCTCCCGCATTTGAATCAAAGAGGAGTTGTTTTCTTGCATGAAGCGGAACGAAGTGTCAGGGTCATCAGCTGGATCAATCTTTAAATCTTGGGACAAGTTTCCTATCTCTGTCCCCGGCGCATCCTCTTCAAACGTGAAATACCTTGTAGTTGTACACTGAACtgtgcaaaataaaacaaacacaaggcaCAGTGCAACTCCTGAAATCCTGCCAAATCCCATTTCGAGGGGTTAGAAAATGCTGCACAAAAATGTCATAAATGATGCAGTCAATACACCTCTCGTACAATGTCAGGCCGAATCACAACTGTGTCAAACTCACTTTGCTGTGGGACTTTAAGCCCCTCTCTATGCAAATAGGCTGCCCCCATCGACCAATGAAAGGCCTCCCAGTGGTCAACCAACAGGGCAACATTTGGCTCTGCAGCaaactgttgtctgtttgtgGGTGCAAATGGTTTATTAGATAAACTGATTGTGGAACTTAAATCCGGCGGATAACAGTGTTACTTAGAATAAATCTGCACATggtgattaattaattaaatcactTATCGGAGTGATTTAATAAGaccacatgaaaacaaaaagaagtagAAGTCTACCTACTGAAAGCCTGAAGGATTGAACGTGTGTTTTCAGTGCAGACGGCTGGGgagtaaaaagacaaagacaaactgttacaaggaaaaaacacaaatgtcaaTGAAAGTATAATTGTTGAAAAGTTAACAAATCCTCCAACATAAGAAACTTTCATGAGGACTAGTGGTGTCTCATACTTTTGGTTTGCTGCAGGCTTCTTCTGCTCCtccgagttttttttttttgctttcaacTTTCTGTTAAAGCATCAAGATGTAAAAATATTCAGTTATAAAAGTCATGTATTCAAAATTGTTCTTACAGGTCAAAACAGGAGCAGCAAATGCAGCAGCAATGTacttgtgtgtttaaaaaataaagcactAGTGAGGCAGAATGAACACTTTCCATGCATTAATGTGTTAGCAGAAGTTTTATGTTATAGTTGGAGTGAAGTGTGAACTATTTTTGAATATTACCTCGTCATAcataatgtgtcattttttaaagttatcaCCTTAGTAGTTTGGGGAAATGTTAGTTTAATGAGGTAAATCATGAATCCCTTTTGGAGTATAAAGTATACAATGAAAACACTCAGAGTATACTGATGCTTATTCTTTAACATATCTTAACTAATGTTCATAATTATTCTCCATCATCGGATGAAAGCAGTAGGAAACATAACAGGAGATTGGAAAAGCATCTAATAATGCTGTTTTTACAAGCCTGTTGATTGCTTTTGTTATTCATATACACCTTTAATCACCCAGTCCTTACCCTGACATTTAGGATTAATGAAACCTGTTCTATTATccataaatatttattattttaccaCTTTTCCCCTTCAATCACATCTGTCTATGGAAACATTGCCAGTAAATAATCTGCATAATAAAGAAACCGCAGAACTCTCTCGTTCTGTCTGTGGACCCTGTCTCATCTGTTGGAATGGCAGAGGAGGAATTTCAGTGTAACGTGGTAAAGAAAAACCCACAACGCCAGACAAGAGTCATTTGATTAATGTTGTGTTTCGGACACCCACAATGTTAATTACACAAAGAATATTATTGCAGCTCTGTGTGAGAGGACACACCTCCCTATATAATCAAGATCGTCTGCATGGTAGTAAACAATCAAATGCACttcatttacctttttttttaaacaacagttCTTAAATAAAAGCCGGGGATGTGACAAGAATAGTGAAGTCAGGAGAATAAACTACACTGAAGgattcctcctccctcctcagacacacacacacacacacacacacacacacacacacacacacatacactagcAACAGCTCCCATAGTGATGAAAAAAGAGCATGAGTCAACCAGACCTTTGTCAACCATATGGGTGATTAACTTCTGCTGATTAAAAGGCGTCTCTGTGCCTTCAAAGGGCTCTCGACACGTCACAAAACTTTGGGTTGAATCCGTCTGAGCCCCCGAGAGAGCACATATAGGGAGGTGTTAAAACTCACGCaatgaacagacacacaaaccagGGATGTTCAAGAGACTGTTATCTTCACGGTTATACTGTTAGAGCAGCCGTATGCTATACTTTAAGCATTATCCAATTCCTAGTTTTGTTTTACCAATTATTCATCCATACATCCCATTTCTGCAGGATTCTCTGGGACTCGGTGACAGTAGAAACACGATAAGCGAGGATGACCAGCTGTTGCCACTGCAACACTTTGCATCTCCTCTTCAGGAATCATGAAGTGTTCCCAAGCCAGATGAAATGTATAGTCTCTCCGGCGTTTTCTGGGTCTACCCCAGGGTCTTTTAAAAGTTGAACATGCCCAAAAAACCTTCAAAGGAAGGCGCCCAGAGGCATCCTGATCAGATGGCCAAACAGACTCAACTGACCCCTTTTGATGTGAGGGAGCagctatctctctctatctacaAAGATATCTTTAAGGGTGAACCAAGTCACTTTATGGCCCCTTGTGTCTGCAGTCTCATTCCCTCATTCACCACACAAAGCTCACGAGCAGAGGTGAGAGTTGGAgcgtaaa
Encoded proteins:
- the pcdh8 gene encoding protocadherin-8 isoform X2, producing the protein MGFGRISGVALCLVFVLFCTVQCTTTRYFTFEEDAPGTEIGNLSQDLKIDPADDPDTSFRFMQENNSSLIQMRETDGLLSVAEIIDREQLCPRSPRCFITFDIVAFSKEKFQLIHVEIEVKDINDHSPHFPRNQTNLEILENVPLGSRFPLQIALDQDVGENYIQSFNISPSTHFAIEVRDREDGVKFAELVLVRELDREVEDSYTIEVTATDGGVLAKSGSMLVYIKVLDFNDNSPTFEHSSLKVELNEDSPVGHRVLKVHAFDPDDGENGEVIYAFADGVSQEVARVFYIDPYSGDVTLKALVDFEKRRSYELSIKASDLGANSVPSSCKVVIDIVDVNDNAPEISIKPMTSSSDGVAYITEAAASDSFVALISTSDRDSGSNGYVRISLLGHEHFTLQQAYGDSFMIITSTTLDREKIPEYNLTVVAEDVGSPPFKTVRQYTIRVTDENDNPPLFSKSFYEVSVMENNIPGSYVTTVVARDPDVGKNAKVSYTLIDSEVQGGSMLSTYVSVDSLSGSLYTLRSFDFETLQQIELVIQAEDRGSPALSSISTIRIKVVDLNDNFPYFTFPVLVNDTADIPLHFNAPAGFLALRVSAEDKDEGMNGKLSYQIVQGDPKLFTINKDTGEIALKQRLTAEIGDVLEIKITVSDNARSPLSSSATIQFVVSETEPSEDQVVIVLRSSDEDGPSLDGSIIVIIMLSGGCALLLIAIVIVVVTCKLSRGGRKQGSKREVCHSLFDRRPLPMLGLTEPNIYTGQRGFFHERTSSSLDESCMYEERSGDLETKMFLPSKHFQPASVWQGDKYCLQVSIGNTDQLSVKDSGKGDSDFNDSDSDISGDGGRKNFSTFQPRLKSLSSASNSLSGDCQGTYSAVQPQSFRIPRENAYTIGFSPVPVFNSPHGYPLSWKDSGYGTNRPKSRSSMQSFSRTGTLPSYFPPQQHQCEAAVGGPEVQRESPSFVTVATALEVATIF
- the pcdh8 gene encoding protocadherin-8 isoform X1, giving the protein MGFGRISGVALCLVFVLFCTVQCTTTRYFTFEEDAPGTEIGNLSQDLKIDPADDPDTSFRFMQENNSSLIQMRETDGLLSVAEIIDREQLCPRSPRCFITFDIVAFSKEKFQLIHVEIEVKDINDHSPHFPRNQTNLEILENVPLGSRFPLQIALDQDVGENYIQSFNISPSTHFAIEVRDREDGVKFAELVLVRELDREVEDSYTIEVTATDGGVLAKSGSMLVYIKVLDFNDNSPTFEHSSLKVELNEDSPVGHRVLKVHAFDPDDGENGEVIYAFADGVSQEVARVFYIDPYSGDVTLKALVDFEKRRSYELSIKASDLGANSVPSSCKVVIDIVDVNDNAPEISIKPMTSSSDGVAYITEAAASDSFVALISTSDRDSGSNGYVRISLLGHEHFTLQQAYGDSFMIITSTTLDREKIPEYNLTVVAEDVGSPPFKTVRQYTIRVTDENDNPPLFSKSFYEVSVMENNIPGSYVTTVVARDPDVGKNAKVSYTLIDSEVQGGSMLSTYVSVDSLSGSLYTLRSFDFETLQQIELVIQAEDRGSPALSSISTIRIKVVDLNDNFPYFTFPVLVNDTADIPLHFNAPAGFLALRVSAEDKDEGMNGKLSYQIVQGDPKLFTINKDTGEIALKQRLTAEIGDVLEIKITVSDNARSPLSSSATIQFVVSETEPSEDQVVIVLRSSDEDGPSLDGSIIVIIMLSGGCALLLIAIVIVVVTCKLSRGGRKQGSKREVCHSLFDRRPLPMLGLTEPNIYTGQRGFFHERTSSSLDESCMYEERSGDLETKMFLPSKHFQPASVWQGDKYCLQVSSIGNTDQLSVKDSGKGDSDFNDSDSDISGDGGRKNFSTFQPRLKSLSSASNSLSGDCQGTYSAVQPQSFRIPRENAYTIGFSPVPVFNSPHGYPLSWKDSGYGTNRPKSRSSMQSFSRTGTLPSYFPPQQHQCEAAVGGPEVQRESPSFVTVATALEVATIF